In Drosophila santomea strain STO CAGO 1482 chromosome 3L, Prin_Dsan_1.1, whole genome shotgun sequence, a single window of DNA contains:
- the LOC120450331 gene encoding protein split ends isoform X1 has translation MVSTFIGLLDIQSWWEIPCISHFCSLFSSAFDLPDIDIEDLESALLSDGTSDEDQVALVPELIVRLLKGCDALQSVAKEITHSNYQMFLRRFLRQQCRLHQTENHFDTDIDFQSLPVRKRLHILHDLCHFRLDSADVQVILSNLEADSLRVEPLGYDAKNSGYWYFYGTRLYREDKATGGAAASSSGSSGSGSGCAGASTGGASNSKGIGSNGTVWQVICFTEEDWQNLAAKFKTSTNAKERELFHILDDNFLPKLPQLFRERERLRRRKLLQVRNSSRIRNIAELKARQEEERQRRERENLYQERQNAHWLAPPQQQQQQQQQQQQQQQHQQQQSQQRTRRRSQSTSTASGISTYASSLRRTTTTNSSEFLCHRETFCLSPENDEDDDDDEALDAEQQSDQPEQQQQPEEQPPEEEQRQEPEELLAVSATGDDFRSPEAPKSQTPAELKSKSSHHHHHHHHKKKKSGKKQKKRHHRDKDRERDREHHHHHHRRRHKHASEADEGEDDNNNHNSNSNSNSNTNSTSSNNSVQPKRRRSGQQQHHQQAETAEPSTSLSPEDKENFCRQLQLLDTNSAAIAVATSIADLSLPSPVAHESEAEQDEQVEQPAVVVAQPPAVTSSMAPAANVKLPGRQTNNSLSSLTGNIFIPGGSAQQQQQQSQEPTSSSSSSHSGTTTTASTARSKKQKAVLNSTGSSSTSKVADKADRNLSKTETGKSKKSAAGSSASSSSSKAERISGAYSDKSGDDHVNSSNRSTTNNNSSLNNNNNHKHASHHSHNNNNNSHPTTTSATTTATTTTSQGYHNNSNHNHIQNNQNHQNSHTHSHSHSHHTHHHHHHHTTNNHSNKHKTKSHHSLAHNNNNNNNHTTNATSTSQLHPVNTNNNSTYNSSNHANILSFTETEEVLQIGMHKVLVYVKNHRDAWPFVDPVEEDIAPRYYSIIRRPMDLLKMEDKLDSGEYHKFSEFRNDFRLIVNNCRLYNGHNNEYTEMVNNLQDAFEKATKKYFDNLSDDEDDDPNLSYPAADSKMNVFREKYFSKKAKEETEKDAPGRPESSAEEDLSEIEAEVPQKAQKRKRKEKDKRRKKKTKSKADVETDDEDMETEREPTPPLPPPAPTSKKSKTSKLGKEKEKDKDKDKEKEKDKEKDKEKEKEKEKETSSNKRGRKTKSDKAASKSSKKTKKGAKKSSADSDPESDPSDSRESEDYSDDDHISLAKTKSLVKPTARTIAAQKKKSVPAESKVKMPTPVKRQVKGKGKGGRKAKDDSLESDQSDVDVKKQLPPTAAAALADSAAELEEDGDDPPPDEDEDEDSSRSRSMSPFKVDLHKKYSKSALNDDLSELLTTVKKVPSAETTKLSARHQDEADEERSSRESDGDFKSLSNSRASSEERPPVAKKGKKGESSKKEKEKKGRDKDRDRDKEKDKEKDKSRSAKHKKSKDESPLSAAAAAAAAEQAELEMLLPFMDKYDVIKYRRSRAALSGSSASNSVAPSDDSKSASTKGNRENKKASAKREKSPDAVEHKRGRKSKDQKRTKESDKADKTEKALKAETEKHSEKTKKREEPQKVVEKPPREKSPVPASALETIKEPPAPTPTPTSAAGKVKEAPAKKEPKKRPDKQMPPPPKPADKPNEKGSGKKTSSKKAAQKAGQPQTNNNTNLEALDVETEQTLKDINRWLEHTPRFTEFSSASNSPSRYNLLDDFDSGIGSKLDAADFRRPVALAAPKAELVPTKLAEALNELVSEPKEAASKSESESVAPTPSSVSSSCGTPPHSMHSGNSIGSTSATAASSSNCSNNSMPTPLPVAVTPTPTPAPPPLLPIPKPKEPSTTQLILNPPPPPQVKQQLAKEAKRKSLKEKQAAQAAQAQQVKAKANVMRTIDRLQPGKAKGNLLQNVVAVKSTEEGGDSHAGVNPVATKVKELKNALITETCEGAPKLSLGTVLKTQDFTLGKSLEEMSGKKDATEDDSPTEEIKPENVSTPTTPNTEAPPKPFEALLELSKIGKSTEPSKSEASQKEKPNLSAWLKAFGGPKVSKKSEEEEKQQTPAQDLQGDSKVDPPAHSPAGDNFCLPTVLRQRKPSTGSTNSERSSFSQDPDSPRIAIDERYASYAAGSYTSPIGASPIGASPIMVSPKPNDDMGKPASPYPLNGAIKVGFYQDTTTKSSPDKSCSPREMNSPYPQYSQHIYSSASSPNVSTPDMSGTSPYGGGNSYNPSGSEASKTPAYSSTSPLPIYDQYKQPRSQESDYNSSMSPSTPNPHSPYQQPQSSPYTTPQQSQSTHPSPYHGQSPYHQQQHSPYHPPAAQQQQQSSQPSHSPAAHQQALSPMHSVESPASSAATQPPTPLAQSPAEQQHSPYQQPVLSPYQQPQQQVQPPVVPPVQPTTGAQATTALGNNGYAPPHDSYQQLQQQQRSLYNPATLINPLPTAASSTASITKPNNDWSLNRSLLPPSITNTVNQAAQQQQQQQQQQQQQQAVQLQQQPQMQAAQQQLQSTPQQQQQQQLQATPQQQLQATPQQQQQLQAAPQQQQLQGSQQQQQQQQQQQLQAPQQQGLGHQQQHKPKYPTYAQYQSTNAAANAAAAADAVQQQQQQKIAPPTYGSDMATFMQHQMQQPPKTDTLINPLKRPGEDIGMDYSGNAANKMQKREETPALQQQQQQPAQNQTPSMLNKHEQMFNSFLGSMAFGKPIGNIAPDKAFEMYNRAAAMGFPKDFAKDNSCQLQQQQQQQSPQVATNKQQASQQTQQQPQQQSQQSQPHLTQLQTALSQNYQQQQQQTQAQKLPQQQQQQQPQQLNYQQQQTQLNHNYTAQQQATAVPDKPTAAQSTVAAAVSETSSNMMNLPSTAHQHHLSQTHHLAAYNKPTPPPPQTYSNPLMQSMLGYAGNYFDKAIPPAAHMYSASSSAASAYGNPAQQLPGNYVPGNNNPAHQQQQQPQQQQAPAVPPAEVKAPAKRGRKKKAATIAAEAAAAAAKQQQQQQQQQQQQQQQQAQQQQQVAAQQQQHQQQQVSAQQQQHQQVAAQQQQHQAMPQYNMPQSVASAAAATNNQLQAHAQALQQGFQLYAGLKSGGVSSPVGGSAATPVNSGSTSNQTAADAAAISLKTSTGGMVPGSAFNFAPTPGTLGLYGDQAAAASSYLDQFRDAPNPYYMPPAPAHSGTAANPSGNAADKGQNPLNTAAGSYPFLAAAHPSSRAAAAAAAYPFADPNSQLYQQYLRRDDFHTRMIFNQSLLGGPAAAAAAAGYGQPPPPPSAYQRAALGMPKPYDINRQSWF, from the exons ATGGTTTCTACTTTCATTGGTCTATTAG ACATTCAATCATGGTGGGAGATACCGTGTATTTCGCATTTCTGTTCATTGTTTAGTTCCGCCTTTGATCTGCCCGACATCGACATCGAG GACCTCGAATCGGCGCTGCTCTCCGATGGTACCAGCGATGAGGATCAGGTCGCCTTAGTGCCCGAGTTAATTGTGCGCCTGCTCAAGGGCTGCGATGCGCTACAGTCGGTAGCCAAGGAAATCACACACAGCAACTATCAGATGTTCTTGCGTCGCTTCCTGCGCCAACAGTGTCGCCTGCACCAGACCGAGAACCACTTTGACACGGACATTGACTTCCAGTCGCTGCCCGTGCGCAAGCGCCTGCACATCCTGCACGATCTGTGCCACTTTCGCCTGGACTCCGCCGATGTGCAGGTCATCCTCAGCAATCTAGAGGCGGACAGTCTGCGCGTGGAGCCCCTGGGCTACGACGCTAAGAACTCCGGCTACTGGTACTTCTACGGCACGCGACTCTATCGGGAGGACAAGGCCACCGGTGGAGCGGCCGCCTCCAGTTCGGGTTCGTCCGGTTCGGGATCAGGGTGCGCCGGAGCCTCAACTGGCGGAGCATCCAATAGCAAGGGCATCGGCAGCAACGGCACAGTTTGGCAAGTCATCTGCTTCACCGAAGAGGACTGGCAAAACTTGGCCGCCAAGTTTAAGACATCGACGAACGCCAAGGAGCGCGAACTCTTTCACATACTCGATGACAACTTTCTGCCAAAGCTACCGCAGCTTTTCCGCGAGCGTGAGCGTTTGAGGCGTAGGAA ACTCTTGCAAGTGCGCAACTCCAGTCGCATTCGCAATATTGCGGAGTTGAAGGCGCGCCAGGAGGAGGAGCGTCAGCGTCGTGAGCGGGAGAATCTCTACCAGGAGCGGCAAAACGCGCACTGGTTGGCAccgccgcagcaacagcagcagcagcaacaacagcagcagcagcagcaacagcatcaacagcagcaatcgCAGCAGCGCACACGCAGACG ATCCCAGTCTACGTCGACAGCTAGTGGTATTTCAACCTACGCAAGCTCCCTGAGACGAACAACCACAACTAATTCGAGCGAATTTCTGTGCCACAGGGAAACCTTCTGCCTCTCGCCAGAAAACGacgaagacgacgacgacgacgaggccCTCGACGCGGAGCAGCAGTCAGATCAGCcagaacagcagcagcaaccagaGGAGCAGCCGCCCGAAGAGGAGCAGCGGCAAGAACCAGAGGAATTATTAGCAGTCTCAGCAACTGGTGACGATTTTCGCTCTCCAGAAGCGCCGAAATCGCAAACGCCGGCGGAATTGAAGAGCAAGAGTAgtcaccaccaccatcatcatcaccacaAGAAGAAAAAGTCGGGcaagaagcagaagaagcgACATCATCGTGATAAAGATCGTGAACGGGATCGcgagcatcatcatcatcatcatcggcgGCGACACAAGCATGCTTCAGAGGCAGACGAAGGCGAGGACGACAACAATaaccacaacagcaacagcaatagcaacagcaacaccaatagcaccagcagcaacaacagtgtCCAGCCAAAGCGAAGACGTAGTGGtcaacagcaacatcatcagcagGCAGAGACTGCCGAGCCCAGCACTTCTCTAAGTCCCGAGGACAAGGAGAACTTTTGTAGGCAGCTACAACTGCTGGACACCAATTCGGCGGCCATTGCGGTGGCCACAAGTATTGCCGATCTAAGTCTGCCCTCGCCGGTGGCACATGAGAGCGAAGCCGAGCAGGACGAGCAGGTTGAGCAGCCGGCAGTAGTGGTAGCACAGCCACCAGCAGTAACTTCTTCAATGGCGCCAGCGGCAAATGTGAAGTTGCCTGGCAGGCAGACGAACAACTCGCTCAGTTCGCTGACTGGAAACATCTTCATACCGGGAGGAAGcgcccagcaacagcagcagcaatcccaggagccgacgagcagcagtagcagcagccacagcgGCACCACCACAACAGCCAGTACTGCGCGTTCCAAGAAGCAGAAGGCCGTGCTCAACAGCACagggagcagcagcaccagcaaagTGGCCGACAAGGCGGATCGCAACTTGAGCAAGACGGAGACGGGCAAGTCCAAGAAGTCGGCAGCGGGCTCATCGGCGTCATCGTCCTCCAGCAAGGCGGAGCGCATCAGCGGTGCCTACTCGGACAAGAGTGGCGATGA CCATGTAAATAGTAGCAACCGtagcaccaccaacaacaacagcagccttaacaacaacaacaaccataaGCACGCGTCGCACCACAgtcacaacaacaacaacaacagccatcCAACGACGACATCGgctacaacaacagcaacaacgacaacgtCGCAGGGATATCATAACAATTCGAATCATAATCATATTCAAAATAATCAGAACCACCAAAACTCCCACACCCACTCACATTCACACTCACACCACAcccaccatcatcatcatcaccataCCACTAATAATCACAGTAACAAACATAAAACCAAATCGCACCACTCCCTTgcccacaacaacaacaacaacaataatcaCACAACAAACGCAACAAGCACATCACAACTCCACCCAgtaaacacaaacaacaattcAACGTACAACTCCTCCAATCATGCGAATATTCTTAGCTTCACCGAAACGGAGGAGGTCCTGCAAATCGGGATGCACAAGGTGCTCGTCTACGTGAAGAACCATCGCGATGCCTGGCCATTTGTGGATCCCGTTGAGGAGGATATAGCACCGCGCTACTACTCCATCATCAGGAG ACCCATGGACCTGCTGAAAATGGAGGACAAACTGGACAGTGGGGAGTATCACAAATTCAGTGAATTCCGCAACGACTTTCGCTTGATTGTCAACAACTGCAGATTGTACAATGGGCACAACAATG AATACACAGAGATGGTTAACAATCTGCAGGATGCTTTCGAGAAGGCCACCAAAAAGTACTTTGATAATCTCTCCGACGACGAGGATGATGATCCCAATCTGAGCTATCCCGCCGCTGACTCCAAGATGAACGTGTTTCGCGAGAAGTATTTCAGCAAGAAGGCGAAGGAGGAAACGGAGAAGGATGCGCCAGGTCGGCCGGAGAGCAGCGCCGAGGAGGATCTCAGCGAAATCGAAGCGGAGGTACCTCAAAAAGCCCAGAAGCGCAAGCGTAAGGAGAAAGACAAAAGACGTAAAAAGAAGACCAAGAGCAAGGCGGATGTGGAAACGGATGATGAAGATATGGAGACGGAAAGGGAACCAACACCACCACTTCCACCTCCTGCGCCAACAAGCAAGAAGAGCAAAACAAGCAAGCTaggaaaggaaaaggaaaaagataaggataaggataaggaaaaggagaaggaTAAGGAAAAAGACAAagaaaaggagaaggagaaggaaaaggaaaCTTCTTCAAACAAGCGAGGACGAAAAACTAAAAGCGATAAAGCCGCGTCCAAATCCAGCAAAAAGACCAAAAAGGGGGCCAAGAAGTCTTCGGCCGATTCGGATCCTGAGTCGGATCCGAGCGACAGTCGCGAGAGCGAGGATTACAGCGATGATGACCACATTTcgttggccaaaaccaaatcTCTGGTTAAACCCACAGCTCGCACGATAGCGGCACAAAAGAAGAAATCTGTACCCGCTGAATCCAAAGTAAAGATGCCCACTCCCGTCAAGCGGCAAGTGAAAGGCAAGGGCAAAGGAGGTCGCAAGGCCAAGGACGACTCCCTGGAAAGCGACCAATCCGATGTGGATGTTAAGAAGCAGCTGCCACCAACTGCAGCTGCCGCTCTAGCCGATTCCGCCGCCGAGCTGGAAGAAGACGGGGATGATCCGCCCCCGGATGAGGACGAAGATGAGGATAGCTCGCGGTCGCGAAGCATGTCACCCTTCAAGGTTGATCTCCACAAGAAATACTCAAAAAGTGCCCTTAACGATGATCTCTCCGAGCTGCTGACCACCGTAAAAAAGGTTCCATCCGCGGAAACCACAAAACTGAGTGCCCGGCACCAGGATGAAGCGGATGAGGAGCGATCTTCCCGAGAGTCTGACGGCGACTTTAAATCCTTAAGCAACAGTAGGGCCAGCTCTGAAGAGCGTCCGCCGGTGGCGAAGAAGGGAAAGAAGGGGGAAAgctcaaaaaaggaaaaagaaaagaaaggcAGGGATAAGGACCGAGATAGGGACAAGGAAAAAGACAAAGAAAAGGACAAATCCCGCAGCGCCAAGCATAAGAAAAGTAAAGACGAATCCCCACTTTCAGCGGCCgcggcagcagccgcagcagagCAGGCCGAACTGGAGATGCTGTTGCCCTTCATGGACAAGTACGATGTGATCAAGTACCGACGTAGTCGTGCCGCCCTCAGCGGTTCCAGTGCATCCAACTCGGTAGCACCCTCCGACGATTCCAAGTCAGCGAGCACTAAAGGCAATAGGGAGAACAAAAAAGCTTCTGCGAAGCGAGAAAAGTCGCCTGATGCTGTGGAACACAAGCGCGGACGGAAAAGCAAAGACCAAAAGCGCACAAAGGAGTCGGATAAAGCGGATAAAACTGAGAAAGCTTTAAAGGCCGAAACCGAGAAACACTCCGAAAAGACAAAGAAAAGGGAGGAGCCACAAAAAGTAGTGGAAAAGCCGCCAAGAGAAAAATCCCCCGTACCGGCATCAGCTTTGGAAACTATCAAGGAacctccagctccaactcccACACCCACATCAGCGGCCGGTAAGGTGAAGGAAGCACCAGCTAAAAAGGAGCCCAAGAAAAGACCCGACAAACAAATGCCGCCGCCTCCGAAACCTGCCGATAAACCAAATGAAAAGGGATCGGGAAAGAAGACGTCCAGCAAAAAGGCAGCCCAAAAAGCGGGACAACCGCAGACCAACAATAACACAAACCTTGAAGCATTGGATGTGGAAACAGAACAGACCCTCAAGGACATAAATCGCTGGCTGGAGCACACGCCCCGCTTCACGGAGTTCAGTTCGGCCAGTAATTCACCATCGCGATACAATCTTCTGGATGATTTCGACTCGGGAATCGGTAGCAAACTGGATGCGGCCGATTTTCGACGACCAGTGGCATTGGCGGCTCCAAAAGCGGAATTGGTACCAACTAAATTGGCTGAGGCACTCAACGAACTGGTGAGCGAACCAAAAGAGGCTGCTAGCAAATCGGAATCGGAGTCGGTGGCTCCAACTCCGAGCAGTGTGAGCAGCAGCTGTGGTACTCCTCCGCATTCAATGCACTCAGGGAATTCCATTGGAAGCACATCCGCCACTGCGGCTTCCAGTTCAAATTGCTCCAACAACTCGATGCCCACTCCATTACCCGTGGCGGTTACTCCCACGCCAACGCCCGCGCCTCCGCCACTGCTTCCAATTCCCAAACCAAAAGAGCCCAGCACCACGCAGCTGATTCTCAATCCACCTCCGCCACCTCAAGTTAAACAGCAGCTGGCGAAGGAGGCCAAGCGCAAGTCCCTGAAAGAAAAGCAGGCGGCTCAAGCTGCCCAAGCGCAGCAGGTGAAAGCCAAGGCGAATGTTATGAGAACCATCGATAGGCTTCAGCCAGGCAAAGCGAAGGGAAATCTCCTGCAGAATGTAGTCGCCGTAAAATCAACTGAGGAGGGCGGAGATTCGCACGCAGGTGTAAATCCAGTGGCCACCAAGGTTAAGGAGCTGAAGAATGCTCTTATCACGGAAACATGCGAGGGAGCCCCAAAACTAAGTTTGGGTACTGTTTTAAAGACACAGGACTTTACGTTGGGCAAATCTCTTGAGGAAATGTCTGGGAAAAAGGACGCGACGGAAGACGATAGTCCAACTGAGGAAATCAAACCGGAGAATGTTTCCACGCCTACAACACCGAACACAGAGGCACCACCAAAGCCATTTGAAGCCCTTCTTGAACTCAGTAAAATAGGCAAATCCACAGAGCCATCGAAATCGGAGGCCAGTCAGAAGGAGAAGCCCAATCTCAGCGCCTGGCTGAAAGCTTTCGGTGGCCCAAAGGTTAGCAAGAAGtccgaggaggaggaaaagCAGCAGACGCCAGCCCAAGATCTTCAAGGCGATTCCAAGGTGGATCCACCAGCTCACTCGCCAGCTGGGGACAACTTCTGCCTACCAACAGTACTGCGCCAGAGGAAACCAAGCACTGGCAGCACGAATTCAGAGAGAAGTTCCTTTAGCCAGGATCCAGATTCCCCTAGAATCGCCATCGATGAGCGTTATGCATCCTATGCCGCTGGTTCTTATACCTCGCCGATCGGTGCCTCACCCATTGGCGCATCCCCCATTATGGTTTCTCCGAAGCCAAATGACGATATGGGTAAACCAGCATCACCTTATCCTCTAAATGGGGCTATCAAAGTGGGCTTTTATCAGGACACCACGACCAAGAGCAGTCCGGACAAGAGCTGCAGTCCCAGAGAGATGAACTCGCCGTATCCGCAGTACTCACAGCATATCTACTCCTCCGCCTCGTCGCCTAATGTATCCACTCCGGATATGAGTGGAACGTCCCCTTACGGAGGAGGAAACAGCTACAATCCTTCGGGTTCTGAGGCTTCTAAGACTCCAGCGTATTCTTCCACATCCCCGCTTCCGATTTATGACCAATACAAGCAGCCGCGCTCCCAGGAATCAGACTACAACTCTTCCATGAGTCCGAGCACACCCAACCCACATTCGCCGTACCAGCAACCCCAAAGTTCTCCGTACACCACCCCGCAGCAGTCGCAATCGACACACCCGTCGCCATATCATGGCCAGTCGCCgtaccaccagcagcagcactcaCCATATCATCCACCCgcggcgcagcagcaacagcaatccTCGCAGCCTTCGCACAGTCCGGCAGCCCATCAGCAGGCACTCAGTCCTATGCACAGTGTGGAATCGCCGGCGTCCTCGGCAGCAACGCAACCGCCCACACCGTTGGCTCAGTCGCCGGCGGAACAGCAGCACTCGCCGTATCAGCAGCCCGTGTTATCACCTTatcagcagccgcagcaacaggTGCAGCCGCCGGTGGTACCGCCAGTTCAACCAACCACAGGTGCTCAGGCAACAACAG CTCTGGGCAACAATGGTTATGCGCCCCCTCACGATAGCTACCAGCAGCttcagcaacaacagcgatCCTTGTATAACCCAGCCACTTTGATCAATCCTCTGCCGACCGCTGCGTCCTCAactgcttccataacaaagCCTAACAATGACTGGAGTCTAAATCGTAGCTTGCTGCCCCCCAGTATTACGAATACTGTAAATCAGGCggcacagcaacaacagcagcagcagcaacagcagcaacagcagcaagcTGTACAGctacaacagcagccacaaatGCAAGCTgcgcagcagcagttgcagtcaACAcctcagcagcaacagcaacagcaactacaaGCAACACCCCAACAGCAACTACAAGCGACACctcaacaacagcagcagctacaaGCAGCACctcaacagcagcagttgcaaggatcccagcaacagcaacaacagcaacagcagcaacagttgcaggCACCTCAGCAACAGGGGCTGggccatcagcagcaacacaagCCGAAATATCCAACCTATGCGCAATATCAGTCTACTAATGCCGCTGCCaatgctgcagctgcagcagacgccgtgcaacagcaacagcagcagaaaattGCGCCTCCAACTTATGGTAGTGATATGGCCACATTTATGCAGCATCAAATGCAGCAGCCACCCAAAACGGATACCTTAATAAATCCCCTAAAGCGACCCGGAGAGGATATTGGTATGGATTACAGTGGAAATGCGGCCAATAAAATGCAGAAAAGAGAAGAGACTCCTgcgctgcagcaacaacagcagcaaccagcCCAAAACCAGACGCCATCCATGCTTAACAAGCACGAGCAAATGTTTAATAGTTTCCTGGGCTCTATGGCATTTGGCAAACCTATTGGCAACATTGCGCCTGATAAAGCATTTGAGATGTATAACCGAGCGGCGGCCATGGGATTCCCCAAGGACTTTGCAAAGGACAATAGTTgtcagctgcagcagcaacagcaacagcagtcaCCACAGGTGGCAACTAACAAGCAACAGGCGAGCCAACAAACGCAGCaacaaccgcagcagcagtccCAGCAATCGCAGCCACATCTTACTCAGCTTCAGACGGCGCTCAGTCAAaactaccagcagcagcagcagcaaactcAGGCGCAAAAattgccgcagcagcaacaacagcaacagccgcaaCAACTCAActaccagcaacagcagacaCAACTCAACCATAATTACACCGCACAGCAACAGGCAACTGCAGTGCCTGACAAACCAACCGCAGCTCAATCaacagttgctgctgcggtaAGCGAAACGAGCAGCAACATGATGAATCTACCCTCTACGGCGCACCAGCATCATCTCAGCCAGACGCATCACCTGGCCGCCTACAACAAGCCAACGCCACCGCCTCCCCAAACCTACAGCAATCCTTTGATGCAATCGATGTTGGGCTATGCCGGAAACTATTTCGACAAGGCCATACCGCCGGCAGCACATATGTATAGCGCTTCCAGCTCTGCGGCTTCGGCTTATGGCAATCCGGCGCAGCAACTGCCGGGTAATTATGTTCCCGGCAACAACAATCCCGctcaccagcaacagcagcagccacaacaacaacaagctcCTGCTGTTCCGCCAGCCGAAGTCAAAGCGCCAGCGAAAAGGGGGCGGAAGAAGAAGGCAGCTACCATTGCGGCCGAAGCTGCGGCTGCAGCtgccaagcagcagcaacaacagcagcagcaacagcaacagcagcagcagcaacaggcgcaacagcagcaacaggtggccgcccagcagcagcagcatcagcagcaacaagtctcagcccagcagcagcaacatcaacaggTGGCcgcccagcaacagcagcaccaagCCATGCCGCAGTACAATATGCCGCAATCAGTGGCTTCCGCGGCCGCTGCCACCAATAATCAGCTGCAGGCGCATGCGCAGGCGCTGCAACAAGGCTTCCAGTTGTATGCGGGTCTAAAATCCGGAGGCGTATCCTCGCCCGTTGGCGGTTCAGCAGCTACGCCGGTAAACAGTGGTTCCACCAGCAATCAGACGGCGGCCGATGCGGCAGCCATTTCCCTGAAAACATCGACAGGTGGAATGGTGCCCGGAAGTGCCTTCAATTTTGCGCCCACACCAGGAACGCTGGGCTTGTACGGAGACCAGGCAGCTGCAGCTAGCAGCTATTTGGATCAATTTAGAGATGCTCCCAATCCCTACTACATGCCACCGGCGCCGGCACACAGTGGCACAGCTGCGAATCCGTCTGGAAATGCGGCGGACAAGGGTCAAAATCCGTTGAACACGGCAGCCGGATCGTATCCCTTCCTGGCGGCGGCACATCCATCCTCGCGGGCagcggctgctgcagctgcatatCCGTTTGCGGATCCCAACTCGCAGTTGTACCAGCAGTACCTAAGGCGCGATGACTTCCACACGCGAATGATCTTCAACCAGAGTCTGCTGGGCGGAccggcagcggcggcggcagcagccgGATATGGTCaaccgccgccgcctccatCCGCCTATCAACGCGCTGCACTGGGCATGCCAAAGCCGTATGACATCAACCGGCAGTCATGGTTTTAG